The Candidatus Methylomirabilota bacterium genome includes a region encoding these proteins:
- a CDS encoding N-6 DNA methylase: MFEQAFKNIDDILRKEAGCTTELDYTEQTSWLLFLKYLDGLEQDRADEAALERKKYSYILDKPYRWETWAAPKGKDGKLDHNAALTGDDLRDFVNQKLFPYLHGFKQKAGGSNTIEYKIGEIFGEIKNKISSGYNLREIIDHIDELRFRSQAEKHELSHLYEAKIKNMGNAGRNGGEYYTPRPLVRAIIQVVQPKLGESIYDGALGSAGFHCETFDYLRTTYPNRTVAQDRFLQTRTFYGKEKKSLAYVIGIMNMILHGIDAPNIIHTNTLTENLADIQEKDRYDIVETNPPFGGKERKEVQQNFPIRTGETAYLFLQHYIKILKAGGRAGIVIKNTFLSNTDNASVSLRKLLLESCNLHTVLDCPGGTFQGAGVKTVVLFFEKGAPTRKVWFYQLDPGRNLGKTNPLNDDDLAEFVKLQKSFADSPKSWSVDTHALSEVEGFDLSVKNPNGGEVVGHRSPQEIMDEITALDAESAEVLLAIQGIIDNG; the protein is encoded by the coding sequence CTTGACGGACTCGAACAGGACCGCGCCGATGAAGCCGCGCTGGAGAGGAAGAAGTACAGCTACATCCTCGATAAGCCGTACCGCTGGGAAACCTGGGCCGCGCCCAAGGGCAAGGACGGCAAGCTCGACCATAACGCCGCCCTGACCGGCGACGACCTGCGCGATTTCGTCAATCAGAAGCTCTTCCCGTACCTGCACGGCTTCAAACAGAAGGCCGGCGGGTCGAACACCATCGAATACAAGATCGGTGAGATCTTCGGCGAGATCAAGAACAAGATATCCAGCGGCTATAACCTGCGCGAGATCATCGACCACATTGACGAACTGCGCTTCCGCTCGCAGGCCGAGAAGCACGAGCTGTCGCACCTCTACGAAGCCAAGATCAAGAATATGGGCAACGCCGGGCGCAACGGCGGCGAGTATTACACGCCCCGCCCGCTCGTCCGGGCCATTATTCAGGTCGTGCAACCGAAACTTGGCGAAAGCATCTACGACGGCGCGCTCGGCTCTGCGGGCTTCCACTGCGAGACGTTCGACTACCTGAGGACAACCTATCCTAATCGCACCGTCGCGCAGGATCGCTTTCTCCAGACCCGCACCTTTTACGGCAAGGAAAAGAAGTCCCTCGCCTACGTCATCGGCATCATGAACATGATCCTGCATGGCATCGACGCCCCCAACATCATCCACACCAACACCCTCACCGAAAACCTGGCGGACATTCAGGAAAAAGACCGGTACGACATCGTCGAGACCAATCCGCCCTTCGGCGGCAAGGAGCGCAAGGAGGTCCAGCAGAACTTCCCCATCCGCACGGGAGAGACCGCCTACCTCTTCCTCCAGCATTACATCAAAATCCTCAAAGCCGGTGGCCGCGCCGGCATCGTCATTAAGAACACCTTCCTCTCCAACACCGACAACGCCTCGGTGAGCCTGCGCAAGTTGCTGCTGGAAAGCTGCAACCTGCACACCGTGCTCGACTGCCCCGGCGGTACGTTCCAGGGCGCGGGCGTGAAGACCGTGGTGCTGTTCTTCGAGAAAGGCGCCCCCACGCGCAAGGTCTGGTTCTACCAGCTCGACCCCGGCCGCAATCTCGGTAAGACCAACCCGCTTAACGACGACGATCTCGCCGAGTTCGTGAAGCTGCAAAAGTCGTTCGCCGACTCGCCCAAGAGCTGGTCTGTTGATACCCATGCCCTGAGCGAAGTCGAAGGGTTCGACCTCTCCGTGAAGAACCCTAATGGCGGCGAGGTAGTCGGCCATCGCAGCCCGCAGGAGATCATGGATGAGATTACCGCGTTGGACGCCGAGAGCGCGGAGGTGCTTCTTGCGATCCAAGGGATAATTGACAATGGATAA
- a CDS encoding restriction endonuclease subunit S — MKNGWQKKQLGELADLKGRIGWRGLTAKEYTESGPLFLSVHSLNYGDYIDFRDAFHISEERYVESPEIMIQEGDVLICKDGAGIGKVGIVGELPDRTTINSSLLLIRSGDSILPKFLYRCLSSPYFQKIVNSRLNGATTPHLYQRDITEFPVVVPPLPEQRRIVGILDEAFEGIATAKANAEKNLQNARALFESHLQSVFTQRGKGWVERSLGEMCERITKGSSPKWQGIAYIDTPGILFVTSENVGEYQILLEQPKYVEEKFNTKDKKSILRAGDVLTNIVGASIGRTAVFDRDDVANINQAVCLIRCESEVLNNFFLTYLLNSPVFKGVLHDNEVDNARANLSLGFFSQLLVPTPPLSEQRKIVAALDSLREETQRLASVYERKLAALEALKKSLLHQAFTGEL, encoded by the coding sequence ATGAAAAACGGGTGGCAGAAGAAGCAGCTTGGTGAACTGGCCGACCTGAAGGGCAGAATCGGTTGGCGGGGACTAACTGCCAAGGAATACACGGAGAGTGGGCCGCTGTTTCTTTCGGTCCACTCGCTCAATTATGGCGACTACATCGACTTCAGGGATGCATTTCACATCAGCGAAGAGCGGTATGTCGAGAGTCCCGAGATAATGATCCAAGAGGGCGACGTCCTCATTTGCAAGGACGGGGCTGGTATCGGGAAAGTCGGCATCGTCGGGGAACTTCCAGATCGAACAACGATCAATTCATCGCTCTTACTCATTCGAAGCGGAGATTCGATCCTCCCCAAGTTCCTCTATCGCTGTTTGTCCAGCCCGTATTTTCAGAAGATCGTCAACTCTCGGCTTAATGGTGCGACGACTCCACATCTGTATCAGCGCGACATAACTGAGTTTCCGGTTGTCGTCCCCCCGCTCCCCGAACAGCGGCGGATCGTCGGTATCCTCGACGAGGCGTTTGAGGGCATCGCCACCGCGAAAGCCAACGCCGAAAAGAATCTCCAAAACGCCCGCGCCCTCTTCGAAAGTCACCTCCAATCCGTCTTCACCCAGCGCGGCAAAGGGTGGGTGGAGAGGAGCCTTGGAGAAATGTGCGAACGAATCACGAAGGGGTCTTCTCCTAAATGGCAAGGAATCGCTTACATCGATACACCCGGCATCTTGTTCGTTACGAGTGAGAACGTCGGCGAATATCAGATCCTGCTGGAGCAGCCGAAGTACGTGGAAGAGAAATTCAACACAAAAGACAAGAAGTCGATTCTTAGGGCGGGTGACGTGTTGACCAACATTGTCGGCGCATCCATAGGGCGTACCGCAGTCTTTGATAGGGACGACGTGGCAAACATCAACCAGGCTGTGTGCCTCATTCGCTGCGAATCCGAGGTACTCAATAACTTCTTCTTGACCTACTTGCTAAACTCACCTGTTTTCAAGGGAGTCCTGCATGACAACGAGGTCGATAATGCGAGGGCTAATTTGAGTCTTGGCTTCTTCTCTCAGCTTCTTGTGCCAACGCCGCCGCTGTCAGAACAGAGGAAGATCGTCGCGGCGCTAGATTCGCTCCGCGAAGAAACCCAACGCCTCGCCTCCGTCTATGAGCGCAAGCTCGCCGCGCTGGAGGCGCTGAAGAAGTCGCTGCTGCACCAGGCCTTCACTGGAGAGCTGTGA
- a CDS encoding four helix bundle protein gives MKGGAIQSKSFDFAVRVVNLYKHLTAEKKEYVLSKQLLRSGTAIGALVREAEQAESKPDFVHKMAIALKEANETEYWLELLHETKYLDLAAFASIHSGIVELMKLLTGIIKSTKQGVGK, from the coding sequence ATGAAGGGCGGGGCGATTCAATCGAAGTCGTTTGATTTTGCGGTGCGGGTCGTCAACCTCTACAAGCACCTGACTGCGGAGAAGAAGGAGTATGTTCTTTCCAAACAGTTACTGCGTTCGGGGACGGCGATTGGGGCGTTGGTGCGCGAGGCAGAGCAGGCGGAAAGCAAACCGGACTTCGTTCACAAAATGGCCATTGCCTTGAAGGAAGCCAACGAAACCGAATATTGGCTGGAACTGCTGCACGAAACGAAATACCTCGACCTGGCGGCCTTTGCGTCGATCCACTCCGGCATCGTCGAACTCATGAAACTGCTCACAGGCATTATCAAATCCACAAAACAGGGGGTGGGTAAATGA